A region of Prochlorococcus marinus CUG1416 DNA encodes the following proteins:
- a CDS encoding ABC transporter substrate-binding protein, with the protein MRKKVVLSIFIILISFLQTSCGSKRISKKIIVASSGKIESLDPARANTLKAIQLISSLGDTLYELNSKGELIPELASGMPIISKDRLQIIINLRKNVFFHDGTPFNSNAIKFTFDRFKRIGTMNYILGNKIKSIETPSEYSVIINLNKPSSSLNGLLTSVNLTPISPTFYKEYSDKFLNEKFVGTGKYVLTSFSNEVQSIDPNLNYWGDKPLNKGIKFVGYSNSSSLFGALKSKQIDVLLSNSIDDSQRNSLNTLSKKKQFKEGNSPFTELSFISLKTSSYPLSNLNLRLALAKSLNRKLISEKVSYGLRKPSRSIIPPILKKENHELWPKYNYLEARRLLQKENYCNGNILKIPLTYRSNVPADKLIALTWQEEIKSSLKDCIDIELNGVESTTVYKNLSLGIYTAVLLDWTGAYSDPEAYLTPLLSCNEIVDGICKKGESLYSGSFWGSNKVESLFLESEKTSGIKRLENLVEIEKTAASSIPYIPIWISSQKAWSQNKISKPIFNGAGIISLSDLELIDE; encoded by the coding sequence ATGAGAAAAAAAGTTGTTTTATCAATATTTATTATTTTAATTTCTTTTTTACAGACTTCTTGCGGCTCAAAAAGAATATCTAAAAAAATTATAGTAGCAAGTTCTGGAAAAATTGAATCTTTAGATCCAGCTAGAGCTAATACTCTTAAAGCAATTCAATTAATTAGTTCTCTGGGAGACACATTATATGAATTAAATTCTAAGGGTGAATTAATACCTGAATTGGCATCGGGGATGCCAATTATTTCAAAGGATAGACTTCAAATAATTATCAATTTAAGAAAAAATGTTTTTTTTCACGATGGAACTCCATTTAATTCAAATGCAATAAAGTTTACTTTTGATAGATTCAAAAGAATTGGAACGATGAATTATATCTTAGGAAATAAGATTAAATCAATAGAAACGCCAAGTGAATATTCAGTCATAATAAATTTGAATAAACCATCAAGTTCTTTAAATGGTTTACTTACATCAGTAAATTTAACTCCAATATCTCCTACATTTTACAAAGAATATTCTGATAAGTTTCTAAATGAAAAATTCGTTGGTACTGGCAAGTATGTGCTGACTAGCTTTTCTAATGAAGTTCAATCAATTGATCCAAATTTGAATTATTGGGGTGACAAGCCATTAAATAAGGGCATTAAATTTGTGGGATATTCAAATTCATCTTCTCTGTTTGGGGCTTTAAAAAGTAAACAAATTGACGTGCTATTATCAAATTCTATTGATGATAGTCAGAGAAACAGTCTTAATACTTTAAGTAAAAAGAAACAGTTTAAAGAAGGTAATAGCCCTTTCACTGAATTAAGTTTTATAAGCCTCAAAACGAGTTCTTATCCCTTAAGTAACCTTAATTTAAGACTGGCTTTGGCAAAAAGTCTTAATAGAAAATTAATTAGTGAGAAAGTAAGTTATGGATTAAGGAAGCCATCTAGATCAATTATTCCTCCGATATTAAAAAAAGAGAATCATGAACTATGGCCTAAATATAATTATTTAGAAGCGAGAAGGTTATTGCAAAAAGAAAATTATTGTAATGGAAATATTCTGAAAATACCTCTTACTTATAGATCGAATGTACCAGCTGACAAGCTTATTGCCCTGACATGGCAAGAAGAAATTAAAAGTTCTTTGAAAGATTGTATTGATATTGAACTAAATGGGGTGGAATCTACAACAGTTTATAAGAATCTAAGTTTAGGAATTTATACAGCAGTTCTTCTCGATTGGACTGGGGCTTATTCAGATCCAGAGGCCTATCTCACCCCTCTTTTAAGTTGTAATGAAATAGTTGATGGCATATGTAAAAAGGGAGAATCATTGTACAGCGGTAGTTTTTGGGGATCTAATAAAGTGGAAAGTTTATTTCTTGAGAGTGAAAAAACAAGTGGAATTAAAAGATTAGAAAATCTTGTTGAAATTGAAAAAACAGCAGCAAGTTCAATACCTTATATTCCTATTTGGATATCCTCTCAAAAAGCATGGTCTCAAAATAAAATATCAAAACCTATTTTTAATGGTGCAGGAATAATTTCCTTGAGTGATCTTGAGTTAATTGATGAGTAG
- a CDS encoding 5-formyltetrahydrofolate cyclo-ligase, whose amino-acid sequence MTIFENKKLERDSFRKLRDGISLNQRENVKKNVRLFVDSFVKGYKNIGYIAIYWPLKNEVDIRSLKKKFTLALPRCKGKKELLFYPWDEKPLTKDSEGILSPNNSSPLSHLQITMILVPCLSVDKNLTRLGYGGGYFDKLRRNNDWRNVPCIGVLTSNCVSTIPLTRAEWDIPLSGFITEKEIFV is encoded by the coding sequence ATGACGATCTTTGAAAATAAGAAATTGGAGAGGGATTCGTTTAGGAAACTAAGAGATGGGATTTCTCTTAATCAAAGAGAAAATGTAAAAAAGAATGTAAGATTATTTGTTGATTCATTTGTTAAGGGATATAAAAATATTGGTTATATAGCAATATATTGGCCTCTGAAAAATGAAGTAGATATAAGAAGTCTCAAGAAAAAATTTACTTTAGCTTTGCCTAGATGTAAAGGTAAAAAAGAGTTGTTATTTTATCCATGGGATGAAAAGCCCCTTACCAAAGATTCTGAGGGGATACTAAGTCCAAATAACTCTTCCCCATTAAGTCATTTGCAGATAACCATGATACTTGTTCCTTGTCTTTCCGTTGATAAAAATTTAACAAGATTAGGTTATGGAGGAGGTTATTTTGATAAATTAAGGAGAAATAATGATTGGAGAAATGTTCCATGCATTGGAGTATTAACTTCTAATTGTGTAAGTACGATTCCATTAACCAGAGCTGAGTGGGATATTCCTTTATCGGGATTTATCACAGAAAAAGAAATATTTGTATAA
- the bchI gene encoding magnesium chelatase ATPase subunit I, with product MTTTKKRRVFPFTAVIGQEEMKLALLLNVIDPRIGGVMIMGDRGTGKSTTIRALADLLPAIEVVKDDQYNSSLIDPDLQSKEVFEKIVQGENLESIQKQVPMVDLPLGATEDRLCGTIDIEKALSEGVKAFEPGLLAKANRGLLYVDEVNLLDDHLVDVLLDSAASGWNTVEREGVSVRHPARFVLIGSGNPEEGELRPQLLDRFGMSVEVKTVRDAELRVQVVDQRTSFDDNPDEFSLSVEKQQDELQQKVIKAQEILNSVQMDDDLRLNISAICGELDVDGLRGDIVTNRSARAIAAFEGRTEVQEDDIARVISCSLRHRLRKDPLEQVDSGERVIQAFCKVFDLDEKENLSKFQLSAEA from the coding sequence GTGACTACAACAAAGAAAAGAAGAGTTTTCCCTTTTACAGCTGTAATTGGTCAGGAAGAAATGAAATTAGCACTCTTGTTAAATGTTATTGATCCAAGAATTGGAGGAGTTATGATAATGGGTGATAGAGGGACTGGAAAGTCTACTACAATTAGAGCTTTAGCCGATTTGTTGCCAGCAATAGAAGTTGTTAAAGACGATCAATATAATAGTTCTTTGATCGATCCTGATTTGCAGAGTAAAGAAGTTTTTGAAAAAATTGTTCAAGGAGAAAATCTAGAGAGTATACAAAAACAAGTACCTATGGTTGATTTACCTTTAGGAGCTACTGAAGACAGGCTTTGTGGAACTATTGATATAGAGAAAGCTTTGAGTGAAGGTGTTAAGGCATTCGAACCAGGATTGTTGGCTAAAGCTAATAGGGGTTTACTATACGTTGATGAAGTGAATTTACTTGATGATCATTTGGTTGATGTACTTCTAGATTCGGCTGCTTCCGGATGGAATACAGTTGAAAGGGAAGGAGTGTCAGTTCGACATCCTGCGAGGTTTGTCCTTATTGGTTCAGGCAATCCAGAAGAAGGTGAATTAAGGCCTCAACTATTGGATAGGTTTGGAATGAGTGTTGAGGTTAAGACAGTTAGAGATGCTGAATTAAGAGTTCAAGTAGTAGATCAAAGAACTTCTTTTGACGATAATCCTGATGAGTTTTCATTGAGTGTTGAGAAACAACAGGATGAACTTCAACAAAAGGTAATTAAAGCACAAGAAATATTAAATTCTGTTCAAATGGACGATGACCTAAGATTGAATATATCTGCTATTTGCGGAGAACTAGATGTTGATGGTTTACGTGGAGATATTGTTACAAATAGATCTGCAAGGGCAATTGCAGCCTTTGAGGGCAGAACTGAAGTGCAAGAAGATGACATAGCAAGAGTTATTTCTTGTTCTTTAAGACATAGACTAAGAAAAGATCCTCTAGAACAAGTTGATTCAGGTGAAAGAGTCATCCAAGCTTTTTGTAAAGTATTCGATTTAGATGAAAAAGAAAATCTTTCAAAATTTCAATTGTCTGCTGAAGCTTAA
- a CDS encoding SufE family protein, whose amino-acid sequence MENQEKYNNLSKLVEKLKKSEDPKRKYEYILWLGKKLKEPDSEILVEENKVKGCVSEVFVKANIKSGKLFWEGYSDALITKGLLAFLITGLNELTPKEVIKIDKKFIEDTGLKASLTPSRSNGFLNIFLKMQSLANQFL is encoded by the coding sequence ATGGAAAATCAGGAAAAATACAATAATTTATCAAAATTAGTAGAAAAGTTGAAGAAATCAGAAGATCCAAAAAGAAAATATGAATACATTTTGTGGTTAGGCAAAAAATTGAAAGAACCAGATAGTGAAATCCTTGTTGAAGAAAATAAAGTTAAGGGATGCGTTTCAGAAGTTTTTGTTAAGGCAAATATTAAAAGCGGTAAATTATTTTGGGAAGGATATTCTGATGCCCTAATAACAAAGGGTTTATTGGCATTTTTAATTACTGGTTTAAATGAATTAACCCCAAAAGAAGTTATTAAAATAGATAAGAAATTTATTGAAGATACTGGTTTGAAAGCAAGCTTAACACCTTCACGATCAAATGGTTTTTTAAATATATTTTTGAAAATGCAGTCTCTAGCAAATCAATTTTTGTAG
- the trxA gene encoding thioredoxin, translated as MSSAPAVTDSSFDKDVLQSDLPVLVDFWAPWCGPCRMVAPVVEEISKDFEGKIKVFKLNTDENPNVASQYGIRSIPTLMIFKGGQKVDTVVGAVPKATLSSTLTKHL; from the coding sequence ATGTCATCAGCTCCAGCCGTAACTGATTCTTCATTTGACAAGGATGTACTGCAAAGTGATCTACCAGTATTGGTTGATTTTTGGGCACCATGGTGTGGCCCATGTAGGATGGTTGCACCAGTTGTAGAAGAAATCTCAAAAGACTTTGAAGGGAAAATTAAAGTTTTTAAATTAAATACAGATGAAAACCCAAATGTTGCGAGTCAATATGGAATTAGAAGTATTCCAACATTAATGATCTTTAAAGGAGGTCAAAAGGTTGATACTGTTGTTGGAGCTGTCCCAAAAGCAACTCTTTCCAGCACTTTAACTAAGCATTTATAA
- a CDS encoding homoserine dehydrogenase produces MRKCRIGIVGFGTVGSGIYKILSSEVDSHPILKEIEIAKIAVKDLNKKRDIELDNNLLTDDPFKLINDPSIDVIVEVMGGVDLAKDIILQSLKLGKSVVTANKAVIARYGEEIYKTASKEGVYILSEAAVCGGIPIIEPLKRSLKSNSIKKMVGIINGTTNFILSKMTNEKADYRETLKLAQSLGYAEFDPTADVEGHDAADKISILSELAFGGKIQRDEINTEGISKINLKDIEYANKLGFEIKLLALSERGQINNNKSLALNIWVGPSLIPKSHPLATVKGVNNALLIEAYPLGEIMLYGPGAGSGPTAASVVSDILNLHAASVKNNNSIDPLLSFDFWRKCHIIGSSQINKKNYLRIICLDSPGVIGKIGDIFGKNNVSIESIVQLDASEDKAEIVVITHEVNNGDFEKSKDEINSLNEVIIIASQLSCI; encoded by the coding sequence ATGAGAAAATGCAGAATTGGGATTGTAGGTTTTGGAACTGTAGGTTCAGGGATTTATAAAATATTAAGTTCTGAAGTTGATTCACATCCAATTTTAAAGGAAATAGAAATTGCAAAAATAGCAGTTAAAGATCTTAATAAAAAAAGGGATATTGAGCTGGATAATAATTTATTAACTGATGATCCATTTAAATTAATTAATGACCCCTCTATAGATGTAATTGTTGAAGTAATGGGTGGGGTTGATTTGGCAAAAGATATTATTCTGCAATCATTAAAGTTAGGTAAATCTGTTGTTACCGCAAATAAAGCAGTCATTGCAAGATATGGCGAAGAAATATATAAAACTGCATCTAAAGAAGGAGTTTATATATTGTCAGAGGCGGCAGTTTGTGGTGGAATTCCCATAATTGAACCCTTAAAAAGATCATTAAAAAGTAATAGCATAAAAAAAATGGTTGGGATAATAAATGGAACAACAAATTTTATTCTTTCTAAGATGACAAATGAGAAAGCTGATTATAGGGAAACCTTGAAATTGGCCCAAAGCCTTGGTTATGCAGAATTTGATCCAACTGCAGATGTTGAGGGCCATGATGCGGCTGATAAGATTTCAATTCTTAGTGAACTTGCATTTGGTGGGAAAATTCAAAGAGATGAGATAAATACTGAAGGCATAAGTAAAATTAATCTCAAGGATATCGAATATGCCAATAAATTAGGATTTGAAATAAAACTTTTAGCGCTCTCCGAAAGGGGACAGATTAATAATAATAAATCACTTGCTTTAAATATTTGGGTAGGACCCTCTTTAATTCCAAAATCTCATCCATTGGCAACAGTAAAGGGAGTTAATAATGCTTTATTAATAGAGGCTTATCCTCTTGGAGAGATAATGTTGTATGGTCCAGGTGCAGGGAGTGGCCCAACTGCTGCATCTGTAGTATCAGATATATTAAATCTGCATGCCGCCTCAGTAAAAAATAATAATTCAATCGATCCATTATTATCTTTCGATTTCTGGAGAAAATGTCATATCATTGGATCTTCGCAAATAAATAAAAAAAATTACCTTAGAATAATTTGTCTTGATAGTCCAGGTGTAATAGGAAAGATTGGAGATATTTTTGGAAAAAATAATGTATCCATTGAATCGATTGTTCAACTAGATGCAAGTGAGGACAAAGCTGAAATTGTCGTTATTACTCATGAGGTGAATAATGGAGATTTTGAGAAATCTAAAGATGAAATAAATTCGCTAAATGAAGTAATAATTATTGCAAGTCAATTAAGTTGTATTTAA
- the hisH gene encoding imidazole glycerol phosphate synthase subunit HisH produces the protein MHKIGLIDYGMGNIHSVTKSLESLGEEILLIKNFNESKDCKAIILPGVGAFDPAMINLINTDLITDLKNWINTGKSFLGICLGLQLLFESSDEGKVQGLGILNGKIQKIPYIINQRIPHMGWCKLLPTKTNTLLELEELNNWVYFVHSYHAIPDDFNIIAAQVNYGSEKLTAIIENDNLLACQFHPEKSGKTGEKLLRRWLSNIQ, from the coding sequence TTGCATAAAATTGGACTTATAGACTACGGGATGGGTAACATTCATTCCGTAACAAAATCTCTAGAAAGTCTTGGAGAAGAAATACTATTAATTAAAAACTTTAATGAATCAAAGGATTGTAAGGCGATAATACTTCCCGGAGTTGGAGCATTTGATCCTGCAATGATTAATCTTATAAATACGGATTTGATAACTGATTTGAAAAACTGGATTAATACTGGGAAGTCTTTTTTAGGAATTTGTTTAGGTCTTCAACTCCTTTTTGAATCTAGTGATGAAGGAAAAGTTCAAGGACTTGGAATTTTAAACGGAAAAATACAAAAAATACCTTATATCATCAATCAAAGAATCCCTCACATGGGTTGGTGCAAACTTTTACCTACAAAAACAAATACTTTATTAGAGCTAGAAGAACTAAATAATTGGGTCTATTTTGTACATTCCTATCATGCAATCCCAGATGACTTCAATATTATTGCAGCTCAGGTTAATTATGGTTCTGAAAAATTAACAGCGATTATTGAGAATGATAATTTATTGGCCTGTCAATTTCATCCAGAAAAATCTGGTAAAACCGGAGAAAAACTTTTGAGAAGATGGCTTAGTAATATTCAATAA
- a CDS encoding RNA methyltransferase: MILQKNLFNLKVILVEPNGPLNVGSVARLCSNFEVEELRIVSPKCDIFSSEAKKMALKGKKYLYNCKIFDDLKKAIFDCDLVLASCGRIDVSKDSGFASSEDIFNWVLSYKKINNLAIIFGREDRGLTNDELLLANKTFNIPTSQNYPSLNLSHAVSIVLYEFNKSSKGNINKELEVFNLASSKQIHDSFVEIEEMLLGVGYLLKHTSKAKIGKFKNYIYRANTSIHEINVLRGIVHQINWFLNNSKKNK, from the coding sequence ATGATTTTGCAGAAAAATCTTTTTAATTTAAAGGTCATATTAGTTGAACCAAATGGTCCTTTAAATGTTGGGAGTGTTGCAAGATTATGCTCCAACTTTGAAGTTGAAGAATTAAGAATTGTTTCTCCAAAATGCGATATTTTTTCTTCAGAAGCAAAAAAAATGGCCCTTAAAGGTAAAAAATATCTTTATAATTGTAAGATTTTTGATGATCTTAAAAAAGCAATTTTTGATTGTGATTTAGTCCTCGCATCTTGTGGAAGGATTGATGTAAGTAAAGATTCGGGGTTTGCATCTTCTGAAGATATATTTAATTGGGTTTTATCTTATAAAAAGATAAATAATTTAGCAATTATATTTGGAAGAGAAGATAGAGGTTTAACTAATGATGAATTACTTCTGGCAAATAAGACTTTCAATATCCCTACTTCTCAGAATTACCCTTCTTTGAATCTCTCACACGCAGTTTCAATAGTTTTGTATGAATTTAATAAATCCTCCAAAGGAAACATCAATAAGGAATTAGAAGTTTTTAATCTTGCATCATCAAAACAAATACATGATTCATTTGTGGAGATAGAGGAAATGCTTCTGGGAGTTGGTTATCTTCTTAAGCATACCTCTAAAGCAAAAATAGGTAAATTTAAGAATTATATTTATAGGGCAAATACATCAATTCACGAAATAAATGTTTTAAGAGGAATTGTCCATCAAATAAACTGGTTTTTGAACAATTCAAAAAAAAATAAGTAG
- the ruvC gene encoding crossover junction endodeoxyribonuclease RuvC: MRIIGIDPGLARVGYGIIEIENERKILLDCGVIETAKDKKEEDRLYEIFQDLNELINHWNPTAAAVEKFFFYRSSTTISVVQARGVIMMVLASKKIHVSEYSPAQIKLTIAGSGKASKKDILDAVMYNLELNKPPKPDDSADALAIALTKLNEDGFN, translated from the coding sequence GTGAGAATAATTGGGATCGACCCTGGATTAGCTAGAGTTGGTTATGGAATAATTGAAATAGAAAATGAAAGAAAGATATTATTAGATTGCGGCGTTATTGAGACAGCTAAAGATAAAAAAGAAGAAGATAGACTTTATGAGATATTCCAAGATCTTAATGAACTAATAAATCATTGGAATCCAACTGCAGCGGCGGTAGAAAAATTTTTCTTTTACAGGTCAAGCACCACCATTAGTGTGGTGCAGGCTAGAGGCGTGATTATGATGGTATTAGCCTCTAAAAAAATTCATGTTAGTGAATATTCACCTGCTCAGATAAAATTAACAATTGCTGGGTCTGGAAAGGCATCTAAGAAAGATATTCTTGATGCTGTTATGTATAACTTAGAGCTTAACAAACCTCCCAAACCTGATGATTCAGCAGATGCATTGGCTATAGCACTCACAAAACTAAATGAGGATGGCTTTAACTGA
- the petG gene encoding cytochrome b6-f complex subunit V gives MIEPLLCGIVLGLVPITLLGLFVSAWNQYRRGSGMLDLD, from the coding sequence ATGATCGAGCCTCTTCTATGTGGGATTGTTTTGGGGTTAGTTCCAATAACTCTTCTTGGATTATTCGTAAGTGCATGGAATCAATACAGGAGAGGTTCTGGAATGTTGGACCTTGATTAA
- a CDS encoding ABC transporter permease encodes MSRNLNKLLNYSLLKISLIPIMLWIISSLVFILLRVAPGDPVDAILGSGADEISREFLRNKLGLNEPLINQYFSYIKNILHLDFGQSLSTQEPVLNIIIKSLPASLELGFFSILSATLIGFPLGLIGLRNRGKKTDYIARILGIATYAIPPFWGAMLAQLLFSVFFSISPIGGRFPIFQQQPQITGFLVLDSILSNNIIALKDSLYHLALPSITLGFLLSGIFSRSLRVNLDKTLKSDYVNAAICRGISRKKIFLNHALPNALLPIVTISGLTMASLAGGALLFEVTFSWPGIALRLHEAISQRDYTLVQGIVIFTSMLIVSLNLFVDILIAYLDPRIEY; translated from the coding sequence ATGAGTAGAAATTTAAATAAACTACTAAATTATTCCTTATTAAAAATTTCATTAATACCGATAATGTTATGGATAATTTCTTCATTAGTTTTTATTTTATTAAGAGTAGCTCCTGGCGATCCTGTCGATGCCATACTTGGATCTGGTGCAGATGAGATCTCTAGGGAATTTCTAAGAAATAAATTGGGGCTAAATGAACCTTTAATAAATCAATATTTTTCATATATTAAAAATATATTGCACTTAGATTTTGGCCAATCTCTTAGTACCCAAGAGCCAGTCCTAAATATTATTATTAAATCATTGCCTGCAAGTCTTGAGCTTGGATTCTTTTCAATATTAAGTGCCACACTAATAGGATTCCCATTGGGATTAATTGGCTTAAGAAATAGAGGGAAAAAGACTGATTATATTGCGAGAATATTAGGAATTGCTACCTATGCGATCCCTCCTTTTTGGGGTGCAATGTTAGCGCAATTATTATTTTCTGTATTTTTTAGTATTTCCCCAATTGGAGGTAGATTTCCAATATTTCAGCAACAACCTCAAATTACAGGTTTTCTAGTTTTAGATAGTATTCTTTCAAATAATATTATTGCTTTGAAAGATAGTCTTTATCATCTCGCACTTCCTTCGATTACACTTGGCTTTTTATTAAGTGGTATATTCAGCCGCTCATTAAGAGTAAATTTGGATAAGACATTAAAAAGTGATTATGTAAATGCTGCTATATGTAGAGGAATATCAAGGAAAAAAATATTTTTAAACCATGCATTGCCTAATGCTCTGTTGCCAATTGTCACTATTTCTGGCTTGACTATGGCCTCATTAGCAGGAGGTGCTCTATTGTTTGAGGTAACTTTTTCATGGCCAGGTATAGCTTTAAGATTACATGAAGCTATTTCTCAAAGAGACTATACCTTAGTTCAAGGCATTGTAATTTTTACCTCTATGCTTATAGTCTCTTTAAATCTCTTTGTGGATATTTTAATCGCATATTTAGATCCACGAATAGAGTACTAA
- a CDS encoding c-type cytochrome, which yields MSTSSSSAAERDHKREFLKKIFIVFVVLFICFLIFFLNHHEDNKYMLETLQINGSAKEGDALFKTNCVGCHGITARGLVGPDLHSITQRLNDKEIIKQVTGGLTPPMPSFEIDPENMSNLLKYLHSLE from the coding sequence GTGTCAACATCTTCATCATCTGCAGCAGAAAGAGATCATAAAAGAGAATTCTTGAAAAAGATTTTTATTGTTTTTGTTGTTTTATTTATATGTTTCTTGATATTTTTCTTGAATCATCATGAAGATAATAAATATATGCTTGAAACTCTCCAAATTAATGGCTCTGCTAAGGAAGGAGATGCTCTTTTTAAGACAAATTGTGTCGGATGTCATGGAATTACAGCAAGAGGATTAGTGGGACCAGACTTACACTCAATAACACAACGTTTGAATGATAAAGAGATAATAAAACAAGTTACTGGTGGCCTTACTCCTCCAATGCCAAGTTTTGAAATTGATCCTGAAAATATGTCTAATTTATTAAAATACCTTCATAGCCTTGAATGA
- a CDS encoding GuaB3 family IMP dehydrogenase-related protein, with product MNIELGLNKKVRRAYGIDEIALVPGERTLDYDLTDPSWFLGDLKREVPIVASAMDSVVDVNTAVELTKLGALGVINMEGIQTRYENPDKILNQIASVGKNDFVPLMQRIYSESVKEELILKRINEVKEKGGIAAFSGTPQAAIKFKETLNNSNIDLFFLQGTVVSTEHLGMEGKETLNIKDLCKSMKVPVVAGNCVTYEVAKLLMHAGVAGLMVGIGPGAACTSRGVLGIGIPQATAIADCSSARDDYFRESGRYIPIIGDGGIVTGGDICKCLACGADAVMIGSPIAKSSNAPGKGFHWGMATPSPLLPRGTRIEVGSTGSLERIIKGPALLDDGTHNLLGAIRTSMSTLGAKNIKEMQEVEIVIAPSLLTEGKVYQKAQQIGMGK from the coding sequence GTGAATATTGAACTTGGTTTAAACAAAAAAGTCAGAAGGGCTTATGGCATTGATGAAATAGCTTTAGTCCCTGGAGAAAGAACACTTGATTACGATTTGACTGATCCTTCATGGTTCTTAGGTGATTTAAAGAGAGAAGTTCCAATTGTGGCTAGTGCTATGGACAGCGTCGTTGATGTTAATACGGCTGTAGAACTTACCAAATTAGGTGCCCTTGGTGTTATTAATATGGAGGGCATACAAACACGATATGAAAATCCTGATAAAATATTAAATCAAATAGCATCAGTCGGGAAAAATGATTTTGTTCCATTAATGCAGAGGATATACAGTGAATCCGTTAAGGAGGAATTGATTTTAAAAAGAATAAATGAGGTTAAAGAAAAAGGAGGTATTGCTGCCTTTAGTGGGACTCCCCAGGCGGCCATTAAATTTAAAGAAACCCTTAATAATTCCAATATAGATTTATTTTTCCTTCAAGGAACCGTCGTTTCTACTGAGCATCTTGGTATGGAAGGTAAAGAAACCTTAAATATCAAAGATCTCTGTAAATCTATGAAAGTCCCAGTTGTAGCTGGCAATTGTGTTACTTATGAAGTTGCCAAACTTCTTATGCATGCTGGAGTAGCAGGATTAATGGTTGGTATAGGCCCTGGAGCAGCATGTACTTCAAGAGGTGTATTGGGTATTGGAATCCCTCAAGCAACTGCAATTGCTGATTGTAGTTCTGCAAGAGATGATTATTTTAGAGAAAGTGGTCGTTATATTCCTATTATCGGGGATGGAGGAATTGTGACCGGAGGAGATATTTGTAAATGTTTAGCATGTGGTGCAGATGCTGTAATGATTGGCTCGCCAATAGCTAAATCCTCAAATGCTCCAGGTAAAGGATTTCACTGGGGTATGGCTACTCCCAGTCCTTTATTGCCAAGGGGTACAAGAATAGAAGTTGGGTCTACAGGATCATTAGAAAGGATAATTAAAGGACCTGCCTTACTTGATGATGGTACACATAATTTATTAGGTGCTATTAGAACTTCAATGAGTACCCTTGGGGCTAAAAACATTAAAGAAATGCAAGAGGTTGAAATAGTTATTGCACCATCTCTTCTAACAGAGGGTAAGGTTTATCAAAAAGCTCAGCAGATTGGGATGGGTAAATAG